A section of the Procambarus clarkii isolate CNS0578487 chromosome 38, FALCON_Pclarkii_2.0, whole genome shotgun sequence genome encodes:
- the LOC138372275 gene encoding neuronal growth regulator 1-like has translation MSDETGSQVTWLRKRDAHVLTVGLFSYTTDQRFTALHSEGSPDWVLKITSPQTRDSGTYECQVSTEPKISRAFNLSVVESVARIEGSRDIHMSAGNTLNLTCSTTVPADLPSYFYWYHNGDVVHYSGKKDVAVHTMDGRSRLVVVDVGPQHSGNYTCAPENAAPATVTVYVLRAGEHPAAMQRGESSTAVPRISFLFLLGVCSSFIVFAR, from the exons ATGTCAGATGAGACCGGAAGCCAG GTGACGTGGCTGAGGAAGCGAGACGCCCACGTCCTCACCGTGGGACTGTTCTCCTACACTACCGACCAGAGGTTCACAGCCCTTCACTCGGAAGGCTCCCCTGACTGGGTCCTTAAGATCACCAGCCCGCAGACGAGGGATTCCGGAACTTATGAGTGCCAGGTGTCAACTGAACCCAAGATCTCCAGGGCCTTCAATCTCAGTGTTGTGG AGTCGGTGGCGCGGATTGAAGGATCAAGAGACATTCACATGAGCGCTGGCAACACTCTCAATCTCACCTGCTCTACGACTGTGCCGGCAGATCTACCCAGCTACTTCTACTG GTACCACAACGGTGACGTGGTGCACTATTCGGGCAAGAAGGACGTAGCTGTACATACCATGGACGGAAGGTCGAGACTCGTGGTGGTTGACGTGGGTCCTCAACACTCCGGCAACTACACTTGTGCCCCTGAGAACGCTGCCCCGGCAACGGTCACTGTTTACGTGCTCAGAG CCGGTGAACATCCGGCGGCCATGCAGCGAGGAGAAAGCTCAACAGCTGTGCCAAGGAtctccttcctcttcctgctCGGTGTTTGCTCCAGCTTCATCGTCTTCGCCAGATGA